Within the Pseudomonas chlororaphis subsp. aurantiaca genome, the region GGCGTGGCCAATCGGGACTACTTCCGCTTTCATCAGCAGAACACTTCCTTGCTGGCTCATGTCGGGCCGGCGATCCGCAGCCGGGAAAACGGTGAGTGGATCATTCCGTTGACGCGGCGTCTGAACGACAGGCAGGGCAATTTCGAAGGCGTATTGCTGGCCGGCATCAGGCTGGCCTATTTCGACCAGTTCTTCAAAAGCTTCGATATCGATGACAGCGGCACCATGTTCCTCGCCCTGTCCGATGGCACCTTGCTGGCGCGGCGTCCGCTGGAGGAGCGGCAGATCGGCGCATCCCTGGCTCGCGGGGAGATTTTCAGCAAGTACTTGCCCGAGGCGCCCTCGGGCACGGCCATGATTCGTTCGCTGGTCGACAGAGAGATGCGGCTCTACGGCTATCGGCAGTTGGAGGCCTACCCGCTGGTGGTGGGCGCGGCCAGCTCGAAGGACGCGGTCCTCAAGGACTGGTATGCCAGCGCCTACCAGTCCAGCGCCATTGTCGCCCTGGTGCTGCTGGGCATCGGCCTGTTCGGCTGGGTGTTCGTGCATCAGCTGCGCAACGGCGAACGCATCGAGGCGGACCTGCGGGCCGCGCAGGCGGCGCTGGAGGTGATCGCGACCCATGACAGCCTGACCGGCCTGGCCAATCGCCGGCTGCTCGAGCGGGCGCTGGAGACCGAGTTCGGGCGCGGAGGGCGGCAGGCGAGCCCGCTGAGCCTGATCATGCTCGATATCGATTTCTTCAAGCGCTACAACGACACCTACGGCCATGTCGCCGGGGACCAGTGCCTGGCCGAGGTGGCGCAGGTGCTGAGGGATTGCTGCCAGCGCAAGGCCGACCTGGCGGTGCGTTATGGCGGGGAGGAATTCGTGGTGCTGTTGCCCGACACCGAGATGCCGGGCGCCCTCGCCATGGCCGAGCAGATTCGTCGTAGCGTCATGGAAAAACACATCCCGCACACCGGCTCGCCCTTTGGCCAGGTCACTCTCAGCCTGGGGTGCCACTGCTTCGTGCCGAGCGGGCGCGACAGCATCGAGGCGTTCCTCGAGCACGCCGATGCCGCGCTGTATCAGGCCAAGAAGTCCGGGCGCAATCAGGTGGCGATCGAGAGCGTCAACCAGCCGTTGGCGCGCTCGGACCGCTGACGGTCAGGCTTGGGCCTGATCCGGGTAGGCCAACTTGTGTTCGAGGTGTTGCCTCACCTGCGGCCACTCATCGTCGATGATGCTGAAGCGCACCGAGTTGCGCTTGCGGCCATCGGGCATGATCCGTTCATGACGCACGATGCCTTCCTGTTTAGCTCCTAGACGCAAAATGGCGTTGCGCGACTTCTCATTGATTTCGTCGGTGGTGAATTGCACCCGCACGCAGCCGAGTACTTCGAAGGCATGGCGCAGCATCAGGTACTTGGCTTCAGTGTTGACGAAGGTTTTCTGCCAGCGCGTGGCGATCCAGGTGCTACCGATTTCCAGCTTGCGGTTCTTGCGGTCGATCTTCCAGAAGCGGGTGCAGCCGATCACCTCGTTGCTGGCCTTGAGGACGGTGGCGAAGGGCTGGACTGTGCCAGCATCGCGGCCGCCGAGGGCTATCTGCAAGTAATCGTTCACAGTCTCGCTGGACGGCACCACGGTGAATGGCAGGTTCCACAACTGGCCATCTCCAGCGGCCTTGACTAGGGCGTCGGCGTCGGAGAGCTGCAGCGGTCGCAGGAGGATTCGCGGGCCTTCCAGTGTTTCCATGACAGGTTTTTCCGACAGTGAAGGAGGGGGCTTCGGCCGCCTATTACAGGTGCGCGCCCAAGCCTTGGCAAGGTCCGTTAATGGGCCGTTTCGAGTAGGGATATTGGCCAAATCAATTGTCGGTTCGGGGCGTTAATGGCTTATACATAGCGCCGATACGCGACACCTCATGCATAAGGACAACCCCATGAGTCAGCCCCACCTGATGAACTTCGCGCTTTACCTGCAACGGCTCGGCTACGACAGCGCACCGCCACCGACCCTGGCGACCTTGTGCGAGCTGCAGTTGCGCCACACCAGTACCTTCGCCTTCGAAAGCCTGTCGACCCTGTTGCGCGTGCCGGTACCGATCGACCTGGCTTCGGTGGAACACAAGGTCCTGCATGAGGGCCGTGGCGGCTACTGCTACGAACTCAACCAGATGTACCTGGTGCTGTTGCAGTACCTGGGCTACGAGGCGCGCGGCATTACCGGGCGGGTGGTGATGGGCGGGCCGGAAGATGCCTGGCCGGCGCGTACCCACCGCCTGGTGCTGCTGACCCTGGATGGCGTGCGTTATGTCTCGGATGTCGGCTTTGGCGGCATGGTGCCTACCGCGCCGCTGCTGCTCGATACCGGGGACGAGCAGGCCACGCCCCACGAGCCCTATCGCATCACCGAGCGTGACGGCAGCTACACCCTGCGCGCCAAGGTCGTCGGCGAGTGGCGGGCGATGTATGTGTTCGACTTGCAGCGGCAGGAAGCGGCAGATTACGAGATGGGCAACTGGTTCGTCTCGACCCACAAGGACTCACCGTTTCTCGGCCAGCTGAAAGTCGCGCTGATGGGCGAAGGCCTGCGCCGGACCCTCAACAACGGCAGCTACGCCGTGCATCGCCTGGGCCAGGACAGCGAGCGGCGGCAGATCACCGACCCCGACGAGTTGATTGCCCTGTTGCAGAACGAGTTCGCCATTCGGGTCCCCCGGCATCCGCGGCTGCGAGAAGTCCTTGGCGAATTACTGGCAGTGCCGCAATCGGCCTGATCGGCCCGGGCTTCAGGGTTCCTCGGTGTCGAGGCGTAGCTAGAAATCGTCGGTTTCCGCCCAGGTTTGGCGGCGATCGACGAAGGTTTCCATGGAACCCACGGATACGCTGTAGCCCAGCCGGCTGCCCGGGACTGGCGAATGCCGAGTAAAGAGGCGGCCCAGGTCAACGCCATAAAGGCATCTGCTCATAACCATTCTTCAGCTGCCGGCGATACGTCCAGTGAGTCAGCAGCGCAATCAATGCACTGTCCAGCAGCCAGAGCGGCATCAGCAAACGCAAGGCTGGGTGAAGGCAGAGCACTCCAGCAATCGTCAATCCCAGCAGCAGGCTGCTGAGCCAATTGGCAAGCCCCTTGGCGCAGAGCAGGGCGTACAGCGGGGTAAACACCAGCGCCATGGGCAGAAAGCCGAATATCGCGCCGCCGGCGACGAACAGGGCAAAGGTCCCGAGGCCAGCCCAGAACCCTTGCCATAGGCTGTCGGCGAAGCTGGCGCTGTACATGGCCAGGACAAAACCCTGCAAGGCCACGATCGTGCGGAAGCTGCCATAGGCGAGGCTGAAGCTATTGCGGAGATGATTCATTCAAGCGCTTCCATGCGTAGACGAAGGGCGTTGCCTGGGTAGGCGCCCTTTGGACGCGGGATTCTATCAGGGTGTCTGGCGCAGTGTTCGGGAGGTGAAAGGCGGGAGCTGGCTGTCGGGTATCGCGGTTTTATGAGGTTGGGCTGTGCTGAATAAAGTGTATACAACTCTATAGACATTTGTCTCTGCTGTTGAATACAGTGTGCCCCATAACAAAAACCAGGGAACCCCCCAACCATGAAAACGCCCTCTGTTTCACCGCAACGGCCTGAAGATGAAAACCTCGGTCTTGGCGCAAATATGGCTTACGGCCTGCAACATGTTCTGACCATGTACGGCGGTATCGTTGCGGTGCCTTTGATCGTCGGCCAGGCCGCCGGCCTGGCCCCGGCGGACATCGGTCTGCTGATTGCGGCATCGTTGTTTGCCGGCGGCCTGGCGACACTCCTGCAGACTCTCGGCCTGCCGTTTTTCGGTTGTCAGTTGCCGCTGGTCCAGGGCGTGTCCTTCTCGGGCGTGGCGACCATGGTGGCGATTGTCAGTAGCGGTGGCGAAGGGGGCTTCCAGTCGATTCTCGGGGCGGTGATCGCCGCCTCGCTGATCGGTCTGCTGATCACTCCGGTGTTTTCACGCATCACCAAGTTCTTTCCGCCGCTGGTCACAGGCATCGTGATCACCACCATCGGCCTGACCCTGATGCCGGTGGCCGCGCGCTGGGCCATGGGTGGCAACAGCCATGCGGAAAACTTCGGCAGCATGGCCAATATCGGCCTGGCGGCAATCACCCTGGTGTTGGTGTTGCTGCTGAGCAAGATCGGCAGCGCGACCATCTCGCGGCTGTCGATCCTGCTGGCCATGGTGGTGGGGACGATCATCGCGGTGTTCCTGGGCATGGCCGATTTCTCCATGGTCACCCAGGGGCCGATGTTCGGTTTCCCGGCACCCTTTCATTTCGGCATGCCGACCTTCCATTTCGCCGCCATCCTGTCGATGTGCATCGTGATCATGGTGACCCTGGTGGAGACCTCGGCCGACATCCTCGCGGTGGGTGAGATCATCGACACCAAGGTCGACTCCAAGCGCCTGGGCAATGGCCTGCGCGCCGACATGCTGTCGAGCATGATCGCGCCGATCTTCGGTTCCTTCACCCAGAGCGCCTTCGCTCAGAACGTCGGGCTGGTGGCGGTGACCGGGATCAAGAGCCGCTACGTGGTGGCCACCGGTGGGGTGGTCCTGGTGATCCTCGGCCTGCTGCCGTTCATGGGGCGGGTGATTGCGGCTGTGCCGACCTCAGTGCTCGGCGGTGCCGGTATCGTGCTGTTCGGCACCGTGGCGGCCAGCGGTATCCGGACCCTGTCCAAGGTCGACTACCGCAACAACGTCAACCTGATCATCGTCGCCACCTCGATCGGCTTCGGCATGATTCCCATCGCCGCGCCGAACTTCTACGACCATTTCCCAAGCTGGTTCGCCACCATCTTCCATTCCGGCATCAGCTCGTCGGCGATCATGGCCATCGCGCTGAACCTGACTTTCAACCACTTCACCCTGGGCAACTCGGACCAGCAATCGGTGTTCGCCGTGGCGTCCGAGCGCACCCTGCGCTACCAGGACCTGGCGGCGCTGCGTGAAGGCGACTATTTCAGCGGCGGCAAGCTGCACGATGCCGAGGGTAACGAGATCCCAGTGGTGGATACGTCCCATGGCGAGCATTCTGCGGCTACTCATCAGCCCTCGGCCCATGCCTCGGGCGCGGTCGAAACCAGCAAGGTCTAGGGCCGATTGATCGAGTCGCCAGGCTGGGCGCATCAGTCCAGGCCTGGCGGCTGGTTACTCCGCGACCCGGTCCGGCAGCCCTTGCCGGACCAGCGACAAGGCGAACAGCACCACCACGGCGGCGGCCGCTGATAGCGCCAAGGGCAGGCCGTGGACGCTACTGCTCATGGCGCCGCCGCTGAGCAGCGGCCCCAGCAGGCTGCCGATACCCCACAACAACCCCGCACTGGCGTTGGCCGTGACCAGGTCGGGGCCGCTGAATTCCTGGCCGATCAGGATGATCGCCAGGGTATACACCCCGCCGGCCGCCGCGCCGAGTATCACCAGGCTCGGCCAGAGCAGCGCCGGGTAGTTCATCAGCAACGGCAGCCCCAGGCCGATCGCCAACGACACCACGCCGCAGCCCAGGTAGATGGCGGCGCGTCCGGCCTTGTCCGACAGCCAGCCCAGGGGAAACTGGAACGCCGCATCCCCCAGCAGAATGATACTGACCATCAGCGCCGCGAGTTTGATGGCGTAGCCGTGAGTCGCGGCATAGACCGGAAACAGCGAGAGAATCACCGTATCGAAGAAGGCGAAGAACAGGATGCCCACGCACAGCGCCGGCGCCACCCGGATAAAGCCCAGTACCGAGAAGCTCTTGTTCTCGGCGTGGGCGGCGACAGGGCGCTGGCGTGGCAGGGTCAACCAGATCGCCGCAATGGCCAGCAGGTAACCCGCGCTGACGGTGGCGATCACCGCTGGACCTTTGGTGCCGAGCAGGGCCACCAGGCCCGGGCCAATCATTTGGAATACGGTGAAGCAGGTGGTGTAGACCGCGATCACCCGTCCGCGCACGGTGTCCGCGGCCATCTCGTTGACCCAGGTTTCCCCCAGGATGATGATCAGCCCGGCGCCGAAGCCCATGACGATCCGCGCCAGCCCCAGGCCGGTGAGGCTGATCCCGGGGATTTCCAGGGCGCCGATGCTGAAGGCGCACAGGCTGAAACACAGCAGGTAGATCTGCCGGCGGCTGAGTCTCCGGCACAGGCCGTTCACCAGGAAAGCCGACAGCATCATGCCGGCGGCGGGAAGGGCCGACATGATGCCGATCTGGGTGTTCGAGGCGCCGGCCTGGTACAGGCGCAAGGCAATGACCGGCACGGTGGAGCCGATGCTCAGGCCGACAATCGAGATGCCGAGGATCAGCGCGGCCAACAGGGTTTTGTTCATGGAAGACACCTGCGCCCGACGAGTCGGGCGCTCAAAAAACGGTTTGCGGTGGCGCGGCGCTTTGGCTTGGACAGGGTTCCGGTTCGACTTACGCAGGCGTAGGCCGGGCCGGGATTCTGCGGTGCAAAGCGGCGGATGAATCGATGCGCGGCAGGCAAGGGCCGCTGCGGCATCAGCTCCGCGCCGGGTTCGGGCGCAACGGTGGGGTCAGGCGTGAGGGGAGAAGGTGAAGGCGAACAGCACGCTGCGGCGGCGTCGATTGATCGCGCAGTCGGATTGCAACATCGCGAAGGTCTGCGATGGGCTCATCGAGAGAACACTGTGAGGGGGCTGTGCGGGGAAAAACATGAGTCGTGACGGCTGGCATGAGAAGGGGCACAGCCTACTTCAGGCGCTGACGTCAGGCAATCGGAGACAGGCTGGAGTCGGGTGCAGCGCAAACGCGTATCCGCATGCCGATCTGGCATGCGGTGAATCGATCTTGGGGGAGGGGACGCTGAACTGATTCGCCGTAGGAGCAGGGCGCTCCTGTAAGTAGTGCTGGCCAATCAGTGTAGGAAGATGGCTCCACGACCTGGACTCGAACCAGGGACCCAGTGATTAACAGTCACTTGCTCTACCAACTGAGCTATCGCGGAATTCGGCGTATCTTACTGATTAAAAAGGAGAAGTCAAGCATCCAAAAACAAAATTTCGCTTGGGTGGGCTTGTTTGGTCCTGGTCATGACGCCAATCCGCGGCTATTTGCCCGTTGGCGGTTACCGGAACCGCGGTACAGGTCTACCATGGCGCCCCGGCAGTGGTTTCACGCGCTCCCGGCTTCCTGCCGAAAAGGTAACGCTCATGACCCTGTTCAAGTTTTTACCCGCTGTAGTGCTTGCCCTGTCGCCTCTGTCTGGGGAGGCCCTATGAGCATCGAGCAAATCAGCCTGCCCAAAGGCGTCGGTCCCCAGGCCATGAAACTGTGGGACGCCATTACCCAGGCTGGATCGGCCGCTGAATTGAACCGTGCAGGTGGCAAGGCCGAGGGTTTTGTCCTGGGGCTGGAAAGCGCCAAGGCCATCAAGAGCCAGGTCGCCGAGTCGCTGTATGTGGCCTTCGATGATGCCGCCAGCCAGCGCAGCGCTGAACTGGCCGGTTGAGCGCTCTTAACCGCCGAAGGTAAAGGTGCCCAGCATGAGCTTCGCGGCCAGCGAGGTGGCGGCCAGTTGCACCAGCCATAGCGCCAGGCCGCCGAAAAATACCCCCAGGGCAATTTGCAGGACCAGGTTCTTTTCGCGTTTCTGCGGGCGGGGGAAGTGGTCCAGTTCGTCGCGGTCGGCTCGCAAGTCGTCGTGTCTCATGGGAATTCTCGATAGGGAAGCGATGGGGAAGAAGGAGAGCTGGATTCAGTCTAGTGGGCATCGGGCCGGCGAGGGCGGCCCACAAAAAAGGGGGAAGCCCTCAGGCTTCCCCCTTTTCATTCACCGCACGTGGCTCAGATCACCTGGATGATGGCCTTGGTCACGACGTCGATGTTGCTCTGGTTCAGCGCGGCCACGCAGATGCGGCCGGTGTCCAGGGCATAGATGCCGAACTCGTTGCGCAGGCGCGTCACTTGATCGACGGTCAGGCCGGAGTAGGAGAACATGCCGCGCTGACGGGCGACGAAGCTGAAGTCGCGCTGTGGCGCGCCCTTGGCCAGCAGGTCGACCATCTGCAGGCGCATGCCGCGGATGCGCAGGCGCATTTCGGCCAGTTCGGCTTCCCACTGGGTGCGCAGTTCCGGGCTGTTGAGCACCGCGGCAACGATGCTTGCACCGTGGGTCGGCGGGTTGGAGTAGTTGGTGCGGATCACGCGTTTGACTTGCGACAGCACGCGCGCGCTTTCTTCTTTCGACTCGCTGACGATCGACAGGGCGCCAACGCGTTCGCCGTACAGCGAGAACGACTTGGAGAACGAGCTGGAGACGAAGAAAGTCAGGCCCGATTCGGCGAACAGGCGTACGGCGGCGGCGTCTTCGGCGATGCCGTCACCGAAGCCCTGGTAGGCCATGTCGAGGAACGGCACGAGGTTTTTCGCCTTGACCACCTGCAGCACGTTTTTCCAGTCTTCCGGGCTCAGGTCGACGCCGGTCGGGTTGTGGCAGCAGGCGTGCAGGACCACGATCGACTGGGCTGGCAGGGCATTCAGGTCTTCCAGCAGGCCGACGCGGTTCACGTCGTGGGTGGCGGCGTCGTAGTAGCGGTAGTTCTGAACCGGGAAACCGGCGGTTTCGAACAGCGCGCGGTGGTTTTCCCAGCTTGGATCGCTGATGGCCACGACAGCGTCAGGCAGCAGTTGCTTGAGGAAGTCGGCACCGATCTTCAGTGCGCCGGTACCGCCGACGGCCTGGGTGGTAACCACGCGACCGGCGGCCAGCAGCGGCGAATCGTTGCCGAACAGCAGCTTCTGCACGGCCTGGTCGTAGGCGGCGATACCGTCGATCGGCAGGTAGCCACGGGAAGCATGTTGAGCGGCGCGGATCGTCTCGGCTTCGACAACGGCGCGCAGGAGTGGAATTCGCCCCTCCTCGTTGCAGTAAACACCGACCCCCAGGTTGACCTTGTTGGTACGGGTATCGGCGTTGAATGCTTCGTTGAGGCCCAGGATAGGATCGCGTGGTGCCATTTCGACAGCGGAGAACAGGCTCATTATTACGGCGGCTCTGAATGGAATGTGGAGGGACGTGTCGCGCTCCAGCCGAATGCACTAGAGCGGTGCACAAACGGGGAGCTAGTATAGAGGCCATCACTGTGCGCGGCGACAGCTGAAAGGGCTTTTCCGGCAAGTTTTTCGGTTTATTTTTCGACCGTTAGTCTTATTGCAACGTCAAAGTCGTAGAGGGGCTTAGGGCCTTTACCTTGAAAGCTGTGGAATTTGCCTCCACATCCAGCACAATCCAGTATTTTCCCCGCGACACTCGTCGTTTGCGGTCTTTCTCGTTCCTGTGCGGCGGCGTCGCGCTGGAGTGAATCCAGAGGTACGTTATGTCTGAATTCCAGCTAGTCACCCGCTTCCAGCCCGCCGGCGATCAGCCGGAAGCCATCCGCCTGATGGTCGAGGGCATCGAGGCCGGGTTGGCGCACCAGACGCTGCTCGGTGTGACCGGCTCGGGCAAGACCTTCAGCATCGCCAACGTGATCGCCCAGGTGCAGCGCCCGACCCTGGTGCTGGCGCCGAACAAGACCCTGGCCGCGCAGCTGTACGGCGAGTTCAAGGCGTTCTTCCCGAACAACGCGGTGGAGTACTTCGTTTCCTACTACGACTACTACCAGCCGGAAGCCTATGTACCGTCCTCCGACACCTTTATCGAGAAGGACGCCTCGATCAACGACCATATCGAGCAGATGCGTCTGTCGGCGACCAAGGCGCTGCTGGAGCGTAAGGACGCGATCATCGTCACCACGGTGTCCTGCATCTACGGCCTGGGCAGCCCGGAAACCTATCTGAAGATGGTGTTGCACGTCGATCGCGGCGACAAGCTCGACCAGCGCGCCCTGCTGCGCCGCCTGGCCGACCTGCAATACACCCGCAACGACATGGATTTTGCCCGCGCCACCTTTCGCGTGCGCGGCGATGTGATCGATATCTACCCGGCGGAGTCCGACCTGGAAGCGATTCGCATCGAGCTGTTCGATGACGAGGTGGAAAGCATCTCCGCCTTCGACCCGCTGACCGGCGAAGTGATTCGCAAGCTGCCGCGTTTCACCTTCTATCCCAAGAGCCACTACGTGACGCCGCGGGAAACCCTGCTGGACGCCATCGAGGGGATCAAGGTCGAGCTGCAGGAGCGCCTGGAATACCTGCGCAGCAACAACAAGCTGGTGGAAGCCCAGCGTCTGGAGCAGCGCACCCGTTTTGACCTGGAGATGATCCTCGAGCTGGGCTACTGCAACGGCATCGAAAACTACTCGCGCTACCTGTCCGGGCGGCCTGCCGGGGCGGCGCCACCGACCCTGTATGACTACCTGCCGGCGGACGCCTTGCTGGTGATCGACGAGTCCCATGTCAGTGTGCCGCAGGTCGGCGCCATGTACAAAGGCGACCGCTCCCGCAAGGAAACCCTGGTGGAGTACGGCTTCCGCCTGCCCTCGGCGCTGGACAACCGGCCGATGCGTTTCGACGAATGGGAAAGCGTCAGCCCGCAGACGATTTTCGTCTCGGCCACGCCGGGCAACTATGAAGCCGAACATGCCGGCCGGGTGGTCGAGCAGGTGGTGCGCCCCACCGGCCTGGTCGACCCGCAGGTGGAAGTGCGTCCGGCGCTGACCCAGGTCGATGACCTGCTGTCGGAAATCACCAAGCGCGTGGCCGTGGAAGAGCGGGTCCTGGTGACCACCCTGACCAAGCGCATGGCCGAGGACCTGACCGATTACCTCGCCGATCACGGTGTGCGCGTGCGTTATCTGCACTCGGACATCGACACCGTGGAGCGGGTCGAGATCATCCGCGACCTGCGCCTGGGCACCTTCGATGTGCTGGTGGGGATCAACCTGCTGCGCGAAGGCCTGGACATGCCGGAAGTGTCGCTGGTGGCGATTCTCGATGCGGACAAGGAAGGTTTCCTGCGTTCCGAGCGCTCGCTGATCCAGACCATCGGCCGGGCCGCGCGTAACCTCAACGGCCGGGCGATTCTCTACGCCGACCGCATCACCGGCTCCATGGAGCGGGCGATTGGCGAGACCGAGCGCCGTCGTGACAAGCAGATCGCCTTCAACCTGGCCAATGGCATCACCCCCAAAGGCGTGTTCAAGGACGTCGCCGACATCATGGAAGGCGCCACCGTGCCCGGTTCGCGCAGCAAGAAGCGCAAGGGCATGGCCAAGGCCGCCGAGGAAAATGCCCGCTACGAAAACGAACTGCGTTCGCCCAGCGAGATCGCCAAGCGCATCCGCCAGCTCGAAGAGAAGATGTACCAGCTGGCTCGCGACCTGGAATTCGAAGCCGCGGCGCAGATGCGCGACGAAATCGGCAAGCTGCGCGAGCGTTTGCTGACGGTCTGATCTGCAATTGTTGCCTGCAGCCGCTGCCGCAGGCTGTGATCGGCCGGTACGGCCGTGGCGTTCTTGAAATCGCTGGAGGTCCTGCGGACCTATCGCAGCCTGCGGCAGCGACTACAGATTCGTTTCGAATAGCCTCAACCTTGGCTTAAATGCCCTGCTCACTGGAGCGGGGTCGGCATCGCCTGTTACCATTCGCCTCTTGTTTGATCTTCGCTTTTCATCTTCTTTCCGAGACATGCCATGACCACCGTCCGCACGCGCATCGCGCCATCGCCTACCGGGGATCCCCACGTAGGTACCGCTTACATCGCCTTGTTCAACTACTGCTTCGCCAAGCAGCACGGCGGTGAGTTCATCCTGCGCATCGAAGACACCGATCAACTGCGTTCGACCCGCGAGTCCGAGCAGCAGATTTTCGACGCCTTGCGCTGGTTGGGCATCAACTGGAGCGAAGGCCCGGACGTGGGCGGCCCGCACGGCCCTTACCGGCAGAGCGAGCGTAGCGAGATCTACCGGAAGTACACCCAGCAGCTGGTCGACATGGGTCATGCCTTCCCGTGCTTCTGCACCGCCGAAGAGCTGGACCAGATGCGCGCCGAGCAGATGGCCCGTGGCGAGACGCCGCGCTACGACGGCCGCGCGCTGCTGCTGCCCAAGGAAGAGGTCGCCCGCCGCCTGGCCGCTGGCGAACCGCACGTGATCCGCATGAAGGTGCCGAGCGAAGGCGTCTGCGTGGTGCCGGACATGCTGCGTGGCGATGTCGAGATCCCGTGGGATCGCATGGACATGCAGGTGCTGATGAAGACCGATGGCCTGCCGACCTACTTCCTGGCCAACGTGGTCGACGACCACCTGATGGGCATCACCCACGTATTGCGTGGCGAGGAATGGCTGCCTTCGGCGCCGAAACTGATTCTGCTCTACGAGTATTTCGGCTGGGAACAGCCGCAGCTGTGCTACATGCCGCTGCTGCGCAACCCGGACAAGAGCAAGCTGTCCAAGCGCAAGAACCCGACCTCGGTGACCTTCTACGAGCGCATGGGTTTCATGCCGGAAGCCATGCTCAACTACCTGGGCCGCATGGGCTGGTCGATGCCGGACGAGCGCGAGAAGTTCTCGCTGCAGGAAATGGTCGACAACTTCGACCTGTCGCGCGTCTCCCTGGGCGGGCCAATCTTCGATATCGAGAAGCTGTCGTGGCTCAATGGCCAGTGGCTGCGCGACCTGCCGGTGGAAGAGTTCGCCAGCCGCGTGCAGACCTGGGCGCTGAACCCCGAATACCTGATGAAGATCGCGCCGCACGTGCAGGGCCGGGTGGAGACCTTCAGCCAGATAGCACCGCTGGCCGGGTTCTTCTTCGCCGGTGGCGTGACTCCGGATGCCAAGCTGTTCGAATCGAAGAAGCTGTCGGGCGACCAGGTACGGCAACTGATGCAACTGATCCTGTGGAAGCTGGAAAGCCTGCGTCAGTGGGAAAAGGACAGCATCACCGCGACCATCCAGGCCGTGGTCGAATCCCTGGAGCTGAAGCTGCGTGATGCCATGCCGCTGATGTTCGCCGCGATCACCGGTCAGGCCAGCTCGGTCTCGGTGCTCGATGCCATGGAGATTCTGGGGCCGGACCTGACCCGTTTCCGCCTGCGCCAGGCCATCGACCTGCTGGGTGGCGTGTCGAAGAAAGAAAACAAAGAGTGGGAAAAGCTGTTGGGCGCCATCGCCTGATTCAGCGCGCTGATTCGCGGGAGCCGGCACGCTGGCTCCCGCGGAACTGTGCAAGAAGTGAAATTGCGGTCGTTGGCGGAGGGCACAACGGTCCGCAAAAGCCCCGGATTTACGGGGGAGGGCGGTAAGTGGTTGTTATGCCGGCAAATTTTTTTAAAAAAAGCTGAAAAAAAATTTGACAGCCTTCCGATACGCCCTTAAGATTCGCCCCGTCCTCACCGACGAGGGGCTATAGCTCAGCTGGGAGAGCGCTTGCATGGCATGCAAGAGGTCGACGGTTCGATCCCGTCTAGCTCCACCAATTTACAG harbors:
- a CDS encoding sensor domain-containing diguanylate cyclase, with the translated sequence MPIPIHDPHHSSDRTLKRLPLLKAAVVFISMVCLCLCGLLYLQLAQSYHYDMARAQVASSNLTRAMAQQAEDTFIEADLVLASLADWIQKDGYGPAQKPFLQKIFAQRAQALKQVHGLFLFDRAGQWVVTSFDRLPRGEGVANRDYFRFHQQNTSLLAHVGPAIRSRENGEWIIPLTRRLNDRQGNFEGVLLAGIRLAYFDQFFKSFDIDDSGTMFLALSDGTLLARRPLEERQIGASLARGEIFSKYLPEAPSGTAMIRSLVDREMRLYGYRQLEAYPLVVGAASSKDAVLKDWYASAYQSSAIVALVLLGIGLFGWVFVHQLRNGERIEADLRAAQAALEVIATHDSLTGLANRRLLERALETEFGRGGRQASPLSLIMLDIDFFKRYNDTYGHVAGDQCLAEVAQVLRDCCQRKADLAVRYGGEEFVVLLPDTEMPGALAMAEQIRRSVMEKHIPHTGSPFGQVTLSLGCHCFVPSGRDSIEAFLEHADAALYQAKKSGRNQVAIESVNQPLARSDR
- a CDS encoding GNAT family N-acetyltransferase gives rise to the protein METLEGPRILLRPLQLSDADALVKAAGDGQLWNLPFTVVPSSETVNDYLQIALGGRDAGTVQPFATVLKASNEVIGCTRFWKIDRKNRKLEIGSTWIATRWQKTFVNTEAKYLMLRHAFEVLGCVRVQFTTDEINEKSRNAILRLGAKQEGIVRHERIMPDGRKRNSVRFSIIDDEWPQVRQHLEHKLAYPDQAQA
- a CDS encoding arylamine N-acetyltransferase family protein — translated: MSQPHLMNFALYLQRLGYDSAPPPTLATLCELQLRHTSTFAFESLSTLLRVPVPIDLASVEHKVLHEGRGGYCYELNQMYLVLLQYLGYEARGITGRVVMGGPEDAWPARTHRLVLLTLDGVRYVSDVGFGGMVPTAPLLLDTGDEQATPHEPYRITERDGSYTLRAKVVGEWRAMYVFDLQRQEAADYEMGNWFVSTHKDSPFLGQLKVALMGEGLRRTLNNGSYAVHRLGQDSERRQITDPDELIALLQNEFAIRVPRHPRLREVLGELLAVPQSA
- a CDS encoding nucleobase:cation symporter-2 family protein, with product MKTPSVSPQRPEDENLGLGANMAYGLQHVLTMYGGIVAVPLIVGQAAGLAPADIGLLIAASLFAGGLATLLQTLGLPFFGCQLPLVQGVSFSGVATMVAIVSSGGEGGFQSILGAVIAASLIGLLITPVFSRITKFFPPLVTGIVITTIGLTLMPVAARWAMGGNSHAENFGSMANIGLAAITLVLVLLLSKIGSATISRLSILLAMVVGTIIAVFLGMADFSMVTQGPMFGFPAPFHFGMPTFHFAAILSMCIVIMVTLVETSADILAVGEIIDTKVDSKRLGNGLRADMLSSMIAPIFGSFTQSAFAQNVGLVAVTGIKSRYVVATGGVVLVILGLLPFMGRVIAAVPTSVLGGAGIVLFGTVAASGIRTLSKVDYRNNVNLIIVATSIGFGMIPIAAPNFYDHFPSWFATIFHSGISSSAIMAIALNLTFNHFTLGNSDQQSVFAVASERTLRYQDLAALREGDYFSGGKLHDAEGNEIPVVDTSHGEHSAATHQPSAHASGAVETSKV
- a CDS encoding MFS transporter yields the protein MNKTLLAALILGISIVGLSIGSTVPVIALRLYQAGASNTQIGIMSALPAAGMMLSAFLVNGLCRRLSRRQIYLLCFSLCAFSIGALEIPGISLTGLGLARIVMGFGAGLIIILGETWVNEMAADTVRGRVIAVYTTCFTVFQMIGPGLVALLGTKGPAVIATVSAGYLLAIAAIWLTLPRQRPVAAHAENKSFSVLGFIRVAPALCVGILFFAFFDTVILSLFPVYAATHGYAIKLAALMVSIILLGDAAFQFPLGWLSDKAGRAAIYLGCGVVSLAIGLGLPLLMNYPALLWPSLVILGAAAGGVYTLAIILIGQEFSGPDLVTANASAGLLWGIGSLLGPLLSGGAMSSSVHGLPLALSAAAAVVVLFALSLVRQGLPDRVAE
- a CDS encoding amino acid aminotransferase; the protein is MSLFSAVEMAPRDPILGLNEAFNADTRTNKVNLGVGVYCNEEGRIPLLRAVVEAETIRAAQHASRGYLPIDGIAAYDQAVQKLLFGNDSPLLAAGRVVTTQAVGGTGALKIGADFLKQLLPDAVVAISDPSWENHRALFETAGFPVQNYRYYDAATHDVNRVGLLEDLNALPAQSIVVLHACCHNPTGVDLSPEDWKNVLQVVKAKNLVPFLDMAYQGFGDGIAEDAAAVRLFAESGLTFFVSSSFSKSFSLYGERVGALSIVSESKEESARVLSQVKRVIRTNYSNPPTHGASIVAAVLNSPELRTQWEAELAEMRLRIRGMRLQMVDLLAKGAPQRDFSFVARQRGMFSYSGLTVDQVTRLRNEFGIYALDTGRICVAALNQSNIDVVTKAIIQVI